A genomic region of Podarcis raffonei isolate rPodRaf1 chromosome 13, rPodRaf1.pri, whole genome shotgun sequence contains the following coding sequences:
- the LOC128400763 gene encoding stress-associated endoplasmic reticulum protein 2-like, with protein MSGVQRMKVANERHSKSITQRGGLHRAPTPQEEKAPVGPWLLALFVFVVCGSAIFQIIQSIRLGG; from the exons ATGTCTGGGGTGCAAAGGATGAAAGTGGCCAACGAGAGGCACAGCAAGAGCATCACTCAGAGGGGGGGCCTCCATCGGGCCccg ACACCCCAAGAGGAAAAAGCCCCCGTCGGCCCCTGGCTCCTGGCCCTCTTCGTCTTCGTGGTCTGCGGATCAG CCATCTTCCAGATTATCCAAAGCATCCGACTTGGAGGTTAA